The Glycine max cultivar Williams 82 chromosome 17, Glycine_max_v4.0, whole genome shotgun sequence genome contains the following window.
tgatgattctcctaataacaattttttcacATTATCTTTCTTAACGGATAATCTTATTTGAAGCATATTCaaacaataatttctttttgataaaaatataaatattgacATCTCTTTTTCAATAGGATCTGAATTTTAGCTCGTTAGGTTGTGAAAAACTAATATATTCTTTTAGATCCAACATTTgtcaagaaataataataactaattttatactaaaaatataataaatatttaatttgtagttacatttaattaataataataattaattcatttacaTTATTCTTTAactttcttaaataaataaaaggaaaattttcaatatcttctattcaatattttttatcattctatatattataattaataatatatattttatatttttggcttGTTTAATTATTCTAATCTGAAATGAAGAATGAATCTCAGCTAGTGGCACGTGCGTAATTTGGAAACGTGGTATAAATAAAACACATCTCTAGCTCTGAGGAGAGTTGGGTGGTGGCAAGAATCCCCATAGAACCAAAAAGTAATAAATCAAAGCTTCGTTATCTTCTTCAAACCCCTGGCTGAATGAAATGTCGCAGGTGAATGAGCACCACCACCACGCACCCTCCACGCCAGGGAAATTGAAGCCAGAAAAATCCCCATACAACCGCCTCCGTATCCACTCCTCTCTCTCCAAACTCACTCTCTGGTCCTCCTTCTTCCTCGCATtcatcctcttcctcttcattCTGTCACCGCCTTCGCCCTCCGCCTCCCCCCGCCGCCGCTCCCTCGGCGACTCCTGGGGCGGCTCCCACTGGGAAAAGCGCGTCGCCAAGTCCGCTCGCCGCTCCTCCCCCTCCAGCCTCTCTGTCCTCGTCACCGGAGCCGCCGGCTTCGTCGGCTCCCACGTCTCCCTCTCCCTCAAGCGCCGTGGCGACGGTGTCGTCGGCCTCGACAACTTCAACCGCTACTACGACCCCGCCCTCAAGCGCGCCCGCCAGCGCCTCCTCGACCGCGCCGGCGTCTTCGTCGTCGACGCCGACCTCAACGACTCCGCCCTCCTCCGCAAGCTCTTCGATGTCGTCCCTTTCACCCACGTCATGCACCTCGCCGCCCAGGCCGGTGTCCGCTACGCCATGCAGAACCCCCAATCCTACATCCACAGCAACATCGCCGGTTTCGTCAACCTTCTAGAAGCTTCCAAATCCGCTAACCCTCAACCCTCTATCGTCTGGGCCTCTTCAAGCTCCGTCTACGGCCTCAATTCCAAAGTCCCCTTCTCCGAAAAAGACCGTACGGATCAACCCGCAAGCCTCTATGCCGCCACAAAGAAAGCCGGCGAAGAAATCGCTCACTCCTATAACCACATCTACGGGCTTTCCATCACCGGGCTTCGGTTCTTCACTGTTTACGGGCCCTGGGGCCGACCCGACATGGCGTACTTCTTCTTCACGAAGGACATTCTGAAGGGGAAGCAGATTACGATATTCGAGTCACTCGACGGCGGAACCGTGGCGAGGGATTTCACCTACATTGACGACATTGTGAAGGGGTGTTTAGGGGCTTTGGATACCGCGAAGAAAAGTACCGGGAGTGGGGGCAAGAAAAAAGGGCCTGCTCAATTTAGGGTTTTTAATTTGGGGAATACTTCCCCTGTGCCTGTGAGTGAGCTTGTGGCGATTCTGGAGAAGCTTCTTAAGGTGAAGGCCAAGAAGAAGGTGCTTCCAATGCCCACCAATGGAGATGTGAAGTTCACTCATGCTAATATTAGTTTGGCTCACAGGGACCTTGGGTATAGGCCCACCACTGATTTGGAGACTGGGCTTAGAAAGTTTGTGAAGTGGTACCTTGAATTTTACTCCAAGAAGAGCTCTTGGTGAATGTTGATGTGATTCTTTTGCTTTGCTGCCCCTATTCTTTTCGCTCTGCTTGTAATTTGGAGGATAGAGGTTTTACCGTTGTGTTAGGGGTTACGGATGACCTTGCATCATGTTCTGTTCTGTTCTGtgctgtctttttttttcatcttcgaCTGTATGCCTGCC
Protein-coding sequences here:
- the LOC100788035 gene encoding UDP-glucuronate 4-epimerase 5, which encodes MSQVNEHHHHAPSTPGKLKPEKSPYNRLRIHSSLSKLTLWSSFFLAFILFLFILSPPSPSASPRRRSLGDSWGGSHWEKRVAKSARRSSPSSLSVLVTGAAGFVGSHVSLSLKRRGDGVVGLDNFNRYYDPALKRARQRLLDRAGVFVVDADLNDSALLRKLFDVVPFTHVMHLAAQAGVRYAMQNPQSYIHSNIAGFVNLLEASKSANPQPSIVWASSSSVYGLNSKVPFSEKDRTDQPASLYAATKKAGEEIAHSYNHIYGLSITGLRFFTVYGPWGRPDMAYFFFTKDILKGKQITIFESLDGGTVARDFTYIDDIVKGCLGALDTAKKSTGSGGKKKGPAQFRVFNLGNTSPVPVSELVAILEKLLKVKAKKKVLPMPTNGDVKFTHANISLAHRDLGYRPTTDLETGLRKFVKWYLEFYSKKSSW